One window of Prionailurus bengalensis isolate Pbe53 chromosome B1, Fcat_Pben_1.1_paternal_pri, whole genome shotgun sequence genomic DNA carries:
- the RNF122 gene encoding RING finger protein 122 isoform X2 yields the protein MPPISFQDLPLNIYMVIFGTGIFVFMLSLIFCCYFISKLRNQAQSERYGYKEVVLKGDAKKLQLYGQTCAVCLEDFKGKDELGVLPCQHAFHRKCLVKWLEVRCVCPMCNKPIAGPSEATQSIGILLDELV from the exons ATGCCACCCATCAGTTTCCAAGACCTTCCCCTCAACATCTACATGGTCATCTTTGGCACAGGCATCTTCGTCTTCATGCTCAGTCTCATCTTCTGCTGCTATTTTATCAG cAAACTCCGGAACCAGGCACAGAGTGAGCGATACGGCTATAAAGAG GTGGTGCTTAAAGGTGATGCCAAGAAGTTGCAGTTATATGGG CAGACCTGTGCAGTCTGTCTGGAAGACTTCAAGGGGAAGGACGAGCTAGGTGTGCTCCCATGCCAACATGCCTTTCACCGGAA GTGTCTGGTGAAGTGGCTAGAAGTACGCTGTGTCTGCCCTATGTGTAACAAGCCCATTGCTGGGCCCTCAGAGGCCACTCAGAGCATTGGAATCCTATTGGACGAGCTGGTGTGA
- the RNF122 gene encoding RING finger protein 122 isoform X1, which translates to MHPFQWCNGCFCGLGLVSTNKSCSMPPISFQDLPLNIYMVIFGTGIFVFMLSLIFCCYFISKLRNQAQSERYGYKEVVLKGDAKKLQLYGQTCAVCLEDFKGKDELGVLPCQHAFHRKCLVKWLEVRCVCPMCNKPIAGPSEATQSIGILLDELV; encoded by the exons ATGCACCCATTCCAGTGGTGTAACG GGTGTTTTTGTGGCCTGGGACTGGTTAGCACCAACAAGTCCTGCTCAATGCCACCCATCAGTTTCCAAGACCTTCCCCTCAACATCTACATGGTCATCTTTGGCACAGGCATCTTCGTCTTCATGCTCAGTCTCATCTTCTGCTGCTATTTTATCAG cAAACTCCGGAACCAGGCACAGAGTGAGCGATACGGCTATAAAGAG GTGGTGCTTAAAGGTGATGCCAAGAAGTTGCAGTTATATGGG CAGACCTGTGCAGTCTGTCTGGAAGACTTCAAGGGGAAGGACGAGCTAGGTGTGCTCCCATGCCAACATGCCTTTCACCGGAA GTGTCTGGTGAAGTGGCTAGAAGTACGCTGTGTCTGCCCTATGTGTAACAAGCCCATTGCTGGGCCCTCAGAGGCCACTCAGAGCATTGGAATCCTATTGGACGAGCTGGTGTGA